GTTGACGAGGTTCTGGCGCGCCTCGAGCGCGGCTCGTTGGGCGCGAACATCACCGCCGAACGCGAGTTCGAACAATCCGCGGGCGACTTCGCACCCTACCCGGATTGGACCCATCCCAAGCTGCGCGAGGTGTTGCAGCAACGTGGGTTCCAGCGGCTCTACGAGCATCAGGCGCTGGCCGCCGAGCTGGCGCGCCAGCGCAAAGACGTGGTGATCGTCACGCCCACCGCCTCGGGCAAGACCCTGTGCTACAACCTGC
This window of the Candidatus Alcyoniella australis genome carries:
- a CDS encoding DEAD/DEAH box helicase; its protein translation is MATKLTVDEVLARLERGSLGANITAEREFEQSAGDFAPYPDWTHPKLREVLQQRGFQRLYEHQALAAELARQRKDVVIVTPTASGKTLCYNLPVLTAILEQPETRALYLFPTKALSQDQMHEVHSLIAAIGAPIKTFTYDGDTPDDARRAIRSQGHIVVSNPDMLHAGV